The Gouania willdenowi chromosome 20, fGouWil2.1, whole genome shotgun sequence genome window below encodes:
- the tnk2a gene encoding activated CDC42 kinase 1 isoform X1, which yields MGESYMYQRLPYARQEEEEEEERGEGQDEEERGRRTNTPMMQCEEGTEWLLELLTDVQLQHYFLRIRDELNVTRLSHFDYVKNEDLEKIGMGRPGQRRLWEAVKRRRALCKRKSWMSKVFPVKRPDNDSQQPLPQGAALSGASANSESSASLTCLIRESELQLFERLGDGTFGVVKRGEWTAPNGRVLSVAVKCLKAGVLDSDGLDDFIREVNAMHSLSHQNLIRLYGIVLTQPMKMVTELAPLGSLLDRLRKRQGHILISSLCNYAVQVACGMAYLEQNRFLHRDLAARNVLLSTNEQVKIGDFGLMRALPSHTDHYIMEEGHKVPFPWCAPESLKSRSFSHASDTWMFGVTLWEMFTHGQEPWLGLNGSQILHKVDVEAERLCKPDDCPQDIYNVMLQCWSPKPDDRPTFIALRDFLLETMPTDMRALQDFEEEEKLQITLNDVITIIEGRAEHYWWRGQNRRTLRVGQFPRHVVTSVAGLSAHDISRPLKHSFIHTGHGDTDPHRSWGHADRIDSLYLGNPMDPPDVLGFTSRTARPTKLPNRAKKQPPPRPPQPAILLKKPFYDSVLDDYDDENNSIPSSGLKRLGASLGLKLRPWEGHNSWSTKSEVSLIDFTDDSFSSTTPSPLSETRQRDDDTLKDTPSILDWPLPQPSYDEVTTELEDQSEDQEVRFINKGSDDDALAVCGGGVACRSESQSADLFQELQREVMVKLQVPMATGRSLPSSPLPMPLAPLAPHRQIYLPPPSPSPSFGSEERPVLPPRSPAPPLRTSKHGPARVGPPHTGYGSMSLVCENNTPPQIPPRDHAYSQPGSRSSSPLPLVPPPPPLSVSPSRRPGLLGPLLSASSASPPASSYSTHRGASSIYSSSSLLDPLSFGEGRSLMDGPQSSVPAPLPERQSFLERYGTANMAAVKPMMQQQAPPIAPKPNTSYNNNNDPPSVPSMQQQQSITQVQGLVHGVTTEESQAALQKHNWSVCQAVNHLKVEQLFGLGLRSRAECEDILQSCCWELEEASRIILATYRK from the exons ATGGGAGAGAGCTACATGTACCAGCGCCTCCCCTACGccaggcaggaggaggaggaggaggaggagaggggggAGGGTCAGGATGAAGAGGAGAGAGGCAGGAGAACTAACACACCAATG atgCAGTGTGAGGAGGGCACTGAGTGGCTGTTGGAGCTACTGACTGACGTACAGCTGCAGCACTACTTCCTCCGTATCAGAGACGAGCTGAACGTCACACGTCTCTCACACTTTGACTACGTGAAGAATGAAGACCTGGAGAAGATCGGCATGGGCCGTCCTG GTCAGAGGAGGCTTTGGGAGGCCGTTAAGAGAAGAAGAGCACTCTGCAAACGCAAATCCTGGATGAGCAAG GTGTTCCCAGTGAAACGTCCTGATAACGACTCCCAGCAGCCCCTCCCACAGGGGGCAGCATTGAGTGGAGCGTCGGCCAACAGTGAGAGCTCCGCCTCCCTCACCTGTCTAATCAGAGAGTCTGAGCTGCAGCTGTTTGAACGGCTCGGAGACGGAACGTTTGGAGTGGTGAAGAGAGGAGAGTGGACGGCGCCCAACGGCAGAGTG CTGTCGGTGGCAGTGAAGTGTCTGAAGGCAGGAGTTCTGGACTCTGATGGTCTGGATGATTTCATCAGAGAAGTGAACGCTATGCACTCACTGAGTCATCAGAACCTGATACGTCTGTACGGCATCGTCCTCACGCAGCCCATGAAGATG GTGACTGAACTGGCTCCGTTGGGTTCTCTACTGGATCGCCTCAGGAAACGTCAGGGTCACATCCTCATCTCCTCCCTGTGTAACTACGCTGTGCAG GTGGCGTGTGGGATGGCCTACCTGGAGCAGAACCGTTTCCTCCACAGAGACCTGGCAGCCAGGAACGTTCTGCTGTCCACCAATGAACAGGTGAAGATTGGAGACTTTGGTCTAATGAGGGCGCTGCCCTCTCACACTGACCACTACATCATGGAGGAGGGACACAAGGTCCCCTTCCCCTG GTGTGCTCCAGAGTCTCTTAAATCCAGGTCCTTCTCTCATGCGTCTGACACGTGGATGTTTGGCGTGACTCTGTGGGAGATGTTCACCCATGGTCAAGAGCCGTGGCTGGGTCTGAACGGGAGCCAG ATCCTTCATAAGGTGGACGTGGAGGCAGAGAGGCTGTGTAAACCAGACGACTGTCCTCAGGACATCTATAACGTCATGCTGCAATGCTGGAGCCCCAAACCTGACGATAGACCCACCTTCATTGCTCTCAGAGACTTCCTGTTAGAG ACCATGCCTACAGACATGAGAGCCCTGCAGGactttgaagaagaagaaaagctcCAGATCACACTGAACGACGTCATCACCATCATCGAAGGAAG GGCGGAGCACTACTGGTGGCGAGGTCAGAACAGACGTACGCTGCGTGTGGGTCAGTTCCCTCGCCACGTGGTGACGTCTGTAGCCGGTCTGTCGGCCCACGACATCAGTCGACCCCTCAAACACTCCTTCATCCACACGGGACACGGAGACACTGACCCACACCGTAGCTGGGGCCACGCAGACCGCATTGACAG TCTGTATTTAGGGAACCCCATGGACCCTCCAGATGTGCTGGGATTCACTTCAAGGACAGCGAGGCCGACCAAACTCCCAAACAGAGCCAAAA AGCAGCCCCCCCCTCGTCCACCTCAACCAGCCATCCTTCTGAAGA AACCTTTCTACGACTCAGTGCTGGATGATTACGATGATGAAAACAATTCCATTCCTTCGTCTGGGTTGAAAAGGCTTGGGGCGTCCCTGGGCCTGAAGCTCCGCCCCTGGGAGGGGCATAACTCGTGGTCGACCAAAAGCGAAGTTTCGCTTATTGACTTCACAGACGACAGCTTCAGTTCGACCACACCCTCTCCGCTCAGTGAGACACGTCAGAGAGACGACGACACGCTGAAG GACACACCCTCCATCCTGGACTGGCCCCTCCCTCAGCCGTCGTATGACGAGGTCACCACTGAGCTGGAGGACCAATCAGAGGACCAGGAGGTGCGTTTCATCAACAAAGGCTCTGATGACGATGCGTTGGCGGTGTGtggtgggggcgtggcctgtcGTAGCGAGTCCCAGTCAGCTGATCTGTTCCAGGAGCTGCAGCGGGAG GTAATGGTGAAGCTGCAGGTTCCCATGGCGACGGGGCGCTCCCTCCCCTCCTCCCCCCTGCCCATGCCTCTCGCTCCGTTGGCGCCGCACAGACAGATCTACCTCCCTCCTccatccccctccccctcctttgGGTCAGAGGAACGGCCGGTGCTTCCTCCccgtagccccgcccctcctctGCGTACATCCAAACATGGCCCTGCACGTGTTGGACCCCCCCACACCGGCTATGGCTCCATGTCACTGGTGTGTGAGAACAACACGCCCCCCCAGATCCCCCCCAGAGACCACGCCTACTCCCAGCCGGGCTCACGGTCTTCCTCACCCCTCCCCCTGGTcccaccccctcctcctctgTCCGTCTCCCCCAGCCGTAGACCAGGGCTCCTGGGTCCCCTCCTGTCCGCCTCCTCAGCCTCGCCTCCAGCCTCATCATACTCCACCCATCGTGGAGCTAGCTCCATCTACTCCTCCAGCTCTCTATTGGATCCCCTGTCGTTTGGTGAGGGGAGGTCACTGATGGACGGACCTCAGAGTTCTGTACCCGCCCCCCTGCCAGAGAGACAATCATTTTTAGAGAG ATATGGAACAGCCAACATGGCTGCTGTCAAACCCATGATGCAGCAGCAGGCTCCGCCCATCGCCCCCAAACCAAACACCTcgtacaacaacaacaacgatcCTCCCAGTGTTCCCAGCATGCAACAGCAGCAGAGCATCACACAG GTCCAGGGGTTGGTTCATGGTGTCACTACGGAGGAGAGTCAAGCTGCTCTGCAGAAACACAACTGGAGCGTCTGTCAGGCTGTGAACCATCTGAAG GTGGAGCAGCTGTTTGGTTTAGGGCTGCGTTCTAGAGCTGAGTGTGAGGATATACTGCAGAGCTGCTGCTGGGAGCTGGAGGAGGCCAGTAGGATCATACTGGCTACGTACAG GAAGTGA
- the tnk2a gene encoding activated CDC42 kinase 1 isoform X2, with protein sequence MQCEEGTEWLLELLTDVQLQHYFLRIRDELNVTRLSHFDYVKNEDLEKIGMGRPGQRRLWEAVKRRRALCKRKSWMSKVFPVKRPDNDSQQPLPQGAALSGASANSESSASLTCLIRESELQLFERLGDGTFGVVKRGEWTAPNGRVLSVAVKCLKAGVLDSDGLDDFIREVNAMHSLSHQNLIRLYGIVLTQPMKMVTELAPLGSLLDRLRKRQGHILISSLCNYAVQVACGMAYLEQNRFLHRDLAARNVLLSTNEQVKIGDFGLMRALPSHTDHYIMEEGHKVPFPWCAPESLKSRSFSHASDTWMFGVTLWEMFTHGQEPWLGLNGSQILHKVDVEAERLCKPDDCPQDIYNVMLQCWSPKPDDRPTFIALRDFLLETMPTDMRALQDFEEEEKLQITLNDVITIIEGRAEHYWWRGQNRRTLRVGQFPRHVVTSVAGLSAHDISRPLKHSFIHTGHGDTDPHRSWGHADRIDSLYLGNPMDPPDVLGFTSRTARPTKLPNRAKKQPPPRPPQPAILLKKPFYDSVLDDYDDENNSIPSSGLKRLGASLGLKLRPWEGHNSWSTKSEVSLIDFTDDSFSSTTPSPLSETRQRDDDTLKDTPSILDWPLPQPSYDEVTTELEDQSEDQEVRFINKGSDDDALAVCGGGVACRSESQSADLFQELQREVMVKLQVPMATGRSLPSSPLPMPLAPLAPHRQIYLPPPSPSPSFGSEERPVLPPRSPAPPLRTSKHGPARVGPPHTGYGSMSLVCENNTPPQIPPRDHAYSQPGSRSSSPLPLVPPPPPLSVSPSRRPGLLGPLLSASSASPPASSYSTHRGASSIYSSSSLLDPLSFGEGRSLMDGPQSSVPAPLPERQSFLERYGTANMAAVKPMMQQQAPPIAPKPNTSYNNNNDPPSVPSMQQQQSITQVQGLVHGVTTEESQAALQKHNWSVCQAVNHLKVEQLFGLGLRSRAECEDILQSCCWELEEASRIILATYRK encoded by the exons atgCAGTGTGAGGAGGGCACTGAGTGGCTGTTGGAGCTACTGACTGACGTACAGCTGCAGCACTACTTCCTCCGTATCAGAGACGAGCTGAACGTCACACGTCTCTCACACTTTGACTACGTGAAGAATGAAGACCTGGAGAAGATCGGCATGGGCCGTCCTG GTCAGAGGAGGCTTTGGGAGGCCGTTAAGAGAAGAAGAGCACTCTGCAAACGCAAATCCTGGATGAGCAAG GTGTTCCCAGTGAAACGTCCTGATAACGACTCCCAGCAGCCCCTCCCACAGGGGGCAGCATTGAGTGGAGCGTCGGCCAACAGTGAGAGCTCCGCCTCCCTCACCTGTCTAATCAGAGAGTCTGAGCTGCAGCTGTTTGAACGGCTCGGAGACGGAACGTTTGGAGTGGTGAAGAGAGGAGAGTGGACGGCGCCCAACGGCAGAGTG CTGTCGGTGGCAGTGAAGTGTCTGAAGGCAGGAGTTCTGGACTCTGATGGTCTGGATGATTTCATCAGAGAAGTGAACGCTATGCACTCACTGAGTCATCAGAACCTGATACGTCTGTACGGCATCGTCCTCACGCAGCCCATGAAGATG GTGACTGAACTGGCTCCGTTGGGTTCTCTACTGGATCGCCTCAGGAAACGTCAGGGTCACATCCTCATCTCCTCCCTGTGTAACTACGCTGTGCAG GTGGCGTGTGGGATGGCCTACCTGGAGCAGAACCGTTTCCTCCACAGAGACCTGGCAGCCAGGAACGTTCTGCTGTCCACCAATGAACAGGTGAAGATTGGAGACTTTGGTCTAATGAGGGCGCTGCCCTCTCACACTGACCACTACATCATGGAGGAGGGACACAAGGTCCCCTTCCCCTG GTGTGCTCCAGAGTCTCTTAAATCCAGGTCCTTCTCTCATGCGTCTGACACGTGGATGTTTGGCGTGACTCTGTGGGAGATGTTCACCCATGGTCAAGAGCCGTGGCTGGGTCTGAACGGGAGCCAG ATCCTTCATAAGGTGGACGTGGAGGCAGAGAGGCTGTGTAAACCAGACGACTGTCCTCAGGACATCTATAACGTCATGCTGCAATGCTGGAGCCCCAAACCTGACGATAGACCCACCTTCATTGCTCTCAGAGACTTCCTGTTAGAG ACCATGCCTACAGACATGAGAGCCCTGCAGGactttgaagaagaagaaaagctcCAGATCACACTGAACGACGTCATCACCATCATCGAAGGAAG GGCGGAGCACTACTGGTGGCGAGGTCAGAACAGACGTACGCTGCGTGTGGGTCAGTTCCCTCGCCACGTGGTGACGTCTGTAGCCGGTCTGTCGGCCCACGACATCAGTCGACCCCTCAAACACTCCTTCATCCACACGGGACACGGAGACACTGACCCACACCGTAGCTGGGGCCACGCAGACCGCATTGACAG TCTGTATTTAGGGAACCCCATGGACCCTCCAGATGTGCTGGGATTCACTTCAAGGACAGCGAGGCCGACCAAACTCCCAAACAGAGCCAAAA AGCAGCCCCCCCCTCGTCCACCTCAACCAGCCATCCTTCTGAAGA AACCTTTCTACGACTCAGTGCTGGATGATTACGATGATGAAAACAATTCCATTCCTTCGTCTGGGTTGAAAAGGCTTGGGGCGTCCCTGGGCCTGAAGCTCCGCCCCTGGGAGGGGCATAACTCGTGGTCGACCAAAAGCGAAGTTTCGCTTATTGACTTCACAGACGACAGCTTCAGTTCGACCACACCCTCTCCGCTCAGTGAGACACGTCAGAGAGACGACGACACGCTGAAG GACACACCCTCCATCCTGGACTGGCCCCTCCCTCAGCCGTCGTATGACGAGGTCACCACTGAGCTGGAGGACCAATCAGAGGACCAGGAGGTGCGTTTCATCAACAAAGGCTCTGATGACGATGCGTTGGCGGTGTGtggtgggggcgtggcctgtcGTAGCGAGTCCCAGTCAGCTGATCTGTTCCAGGAGCTGCAGCGGGAG GTAATGGTGAAGCTGCAGGTTCCCATGGCGACGGGGCGCTCCCTCCCCTCCTCCCCCCTGCCCATGCCTCTCGCTCCGTTGGCGCCGCACAGACAGATCTACCTCCCTCCTccatccccctccccctcctttgGGTCAGAGGAACGGCCGGTGCTTCCTCCccgtagccccgcccctcctctGCGTACATCCAAACATGGCCCTGCACGTGTTGGACCCCCCCACACCGGCTATGGCTCCATGTCACTGGTGTGTGAGAACAACACGCCCCCCCAGATCCCCCCCAGAGACCACGCCTACTCCCAGCCGGGCTCACGGTCTTCCTCACCCCTCCCCCTGGTcccaccccctcctcctctgTCCGTCTCCCCCAGCCGTAGACCAGGGCTCCTGGGTCCCCTCCTGTCCGCCTCCTCAGCCTCGCCTCCAGCCTCATCATACTCCACCCATCGTGGAGCTAGCTCCATCTACTCCTCCAGCTCTCTATTGGATCCCCTGTCGTTTGGTGAGGGGAGGTCACTGATGGACGGACCTCAGAGTTCTGTACCCGCCCCCCTGCCAGAGAGACAATCATTTTTAGAGAG ATATGGAACAGCCAACATGGCTGCTGTCAAACCCATGATGCAGCAGCAGGCTCCGCCCATCGCCCCCAAACCAAACACCTcgtacaacaacaacaacgatcCTCCCAGTGTTCCCAGCATGCAACAGCAGCAGAGCATCACACAG GTCCAGGGGTTGGTTCATGGTGTCACTACGGAGGAGAGTCAAGCTGCTCTGCAGAAACACAACTGGAGCGTCTGTCAGGCTGTGAACCATCTGAAG GTGGAGCAGCTGTTTGGTTTAGGGCTGCGTTCTAGAGCTGAGTGTGAGGATATACTGCAGAGCTGCTGCTGGGAGCTGGAGGAGGCCAGTAGGATCATACTGGCTACGTACAG GAAGTGA